TTGACGTGCGATTTCTCTCCCTCCATTGACCTCAATCAGTGCATCGTGACTTGCAAATTGTGCCCCACTTTCAACTTCTCTTGGGTGAGTCTAAGTGTGAAATTCAGCGATAGATAAACAACCATTATTGACGAAGGATTCGCTCAATgactaaacattttttttcttgaattaggCTGATATCGACAATGCCATTTGTAGAAGGGACAATTTTGGAAGCACGATCATTTGAATATACATAATTTCATTCACACGGGTTGTATATGAACGGAGAAACCCtcctttttttggtaaattgtCAGTGATGAAAGTCTAAATGTACCTAATTTTTCGCCTGAAAAGAAGATGACTTCCGCCATTAACCACTTCTCATGCAACGGTTGACCAATTTTTATTCTCCAATATCCACTAGGGTTTACCAAATAAAAGGAACCGAGTTCATTTCATATCAAAAAATCAGTCAAAAATGCGAGatcatgagaaaaaaaaaaaagttgctgaTTGCTCGAATAACTTCAAAACTCACCGTTCTTGAGAGACTTTCATGTCCTCGGCACGTACCCTTCTCGTCCACTCAAATTAACTGTTGCTGGAGGTGAGAAGCCCTTCACTCTTTTTTCGTAAAGAATTCATCGTACCTCGACACACAATAACAGAATTGTGAATGAGGGGAATATCATACTCGAAAGTGACAAGAAATTTCTCGCCCCATGATTAGCAAAAGGAAggccaaaaaaataacaattaaagaTTCATCCACGAGCAATGGACACAAGAACTTTAACATTATGTATCAAAGTGGGAGAGCAAGCACAGCTTTCATGGAGTTGGTGAGATAGGTAGTAGCGTAGGGGGAACAAGTTGTTGGACCTCGTGGGGAGAGCGGTATTGTAGCTGTTTCCCACAACACAATGATCAGGGTTTGGCATAATTTAACTCATCAATGGCCGCATAAATTACGTTTAAACATATTAATACATGCTTCTTGTCCCATTGTCTTTAGGGTTTCCACGATCCGTCTAGAACGAACTAACCATTATACAAGTCCGGGTTCGTCGACGACTCTTCACTTGCTCCTTCCAAGACCCATTAAAGAACGATGACAATATCAATCAGTTGATTTGGTCCCGTATTGATCCTGATATAATAGCGACTTAGAATATGGAAGAGAGATTCTTCTCATGATTGAGTTTGCTTTTAGACGGAGACATGATTTTGTGCGTGCGCACTAGTTTATAGCGTTGATTATCGTTTTTGTTCCAACCCCATTAGGTTTTATTCTCACGATCGGTTTGGAATCACGAGGCTAAGCTCAATGGCAAGAAGGAGTGGAGACGACATTTTCATCGTCCATACGTAGGAATTCATCCCCTATGAAAAGGAGGTAAAGAAAAGGTCGAAGAAAGACAGCTTCAAAGTCTCTCAAATTAAAACCGTAGGATGCTGACTTGACTTTCATTTAACTTATCATGCTCAATAGTCCAAAACCCTAATCTTGGCCTCCTCTTTATAGTTACACGAGATCATTGGAATTATAGGATTGGTAACATTGGACAAAACCCGTATACATGACACGAGATAATAAGTAACAAATTATTTTGGCCGTGACGTTTGGATGCTAACATGAATTGACCAAACCGCAATAATAGATATGATATGCTAAGCTGAATTTCTAATCCTAATGTATGCTAAGCTGACTTGCTAAAACATTAATATGGTGCTACTCTTGGCTCGACGAAATACGCACATTTGACATCTATGGATCACGACCTAGGAAAAGCTCTTATAGAGTCTGGACAAATGTGTTAGGGACATGATGTGGAACATCTaactaataatttcaaaaatacaaattaaTTTCAGTTTCTGATGCATCAGAATCAATATGTCCTTACATTACAAAATCACGTATAATCGCAACTTGTGAGCGCTCTCCCATGCCCCCACTACTACTAACGCTTATCAAGTCCCATTAAACATCAATAGAGCATCTTTGTGAACTGAAAAATCAGCAGCTGAAAAGGGACAACCTTTGATTGCTACTTTTGCACATTAGAAAGACACATTATCTCCCACAAACTGAGATTGGGGCGTAGGGTTCTCCATCAATCATTTGTGCGTTAGAAACTCTTGTTCGGCCACATACCAAACCATAGTCACAAGGAGTTGGGTGGAGCACAAAATTCATCGGTTTAGTACCCAATTCAGTTGATAGGGGTCGGGTACGAGACCACGGCGAACCTAATCAAGAGATGTGTTGCGAGTACGAAGAGTTTCTTTACGGATTGATTCTTGAACTAAATTTGGTGTGTCGTGACGATGACCCTATTGACTCGTTGCCCCTGTTAACAACTTCCACAAAAGTTAGGCCACTCGAGTTTAACCAACATAAAATACCTGTCAAGGTTAACTATTTGAACGACCTCAAAGTCCCACCTCCTCAATTTCTTTGGAAGAACATGATTCCCATGCCTACGTATATATTATTTTGCTGGAATTTCTACTTCATGGAATCAAAGTTTGGCGGCAGAAGAGGTTTAAGAAACGAGGAATCTTTGGGGAATTGAAACTAGGGTCGACATCTTTCTCTCATTGACAAGACGGTCTTGAGTTAGATGAGAGCTCAAGCGAAGAGCGATTCGTCTCTTTATGTGTTATGATTCTTTTAAAAGCCAAAATTGGGGGTCATTAGGTGGATCGAGTGGGACGTGAACGAGTGGGACGTGAACACATAAATTGATGATTCTCTTGGTAAAGAGCCATTGTCAATCACTAAAGTTTAGTGGATAATtgctaaaaattttctaaacttattgtaattatgtcaatccagtcctaaatcttttttttttgtcgattgagtcctaagccttttgcaAGTGTAccgattcagtccatttgacagGTCGGAGTTGACGTAGCATCACCGGCgccgatgtggcaattttttagtaatattataataatcttcaaatttttaattattttttaacttttttcagtcccttttttttgtagtttatttttttagaggGTTTGGCTGGCAGTCCTGTCGACCACCGGCCGAGGGCCGGTGAGGTCTCTGGCCCCATGGGTGAGGGTCGTCGCCCTCGCCGCCCAATGGGCAAGGGCTCCCGACCCTCGCCCAGCTGCGGCGATTGCTCGCGGCAACCGCAAGGAGGGTCACGAGCCCTCACCCGGCCGTGATCGAAGGCTCGAGACcctcgcggccctcgcccggatccgggcaaCAGCCGCCCACAAGCCATCCCGGTGGCTTGGGCGAGGGTTGGGGGCCGACGGTTGTGAGCCATCACTGCCGCTAGCCGAGGGTTGGGGGCCAATGACCTTGCCTAAGGGGCCAACGACTTCGCCGGCCGTTGGCCGGTGGCCGGCATGGTTGCTGGCCAaatcgtaaaaaaaataaaaaataggaaagttaaaaaaagacaaacaaagttattaaaaattcaaaaattattaaaatattatttaaaaattgccacgtcgcTTCCTATCGGTTaaatggaatgaattgacacaattgcaaaaggtttagaactcaatcggccaaaaaaaattttatgattgaattggcacaattgcaataggtttaagatttttttggtaattttcccaaagttTAGGAGCTGAACAAAGGCAAGAGCACCAAAGAATACAAATCCTTGCCTCTCTGCTATGATGGAGAGACCCTCTTATGTCCTTCTCGCACGAATTTCGTATCCGTAAAGTATTGTGTTGCCctcgtggattggatactaagGTACGGGTTTAAAACTCAAGTAATGACTCGATTCCGAGATGGTTCGTGATAGGAGAATGGAGGGTGTGGTGCTGGCAATGCAATCTCGAACTCCATATAGACGTCCCTTTATTGCCTCCAATCGTTAACTTGGGTCTTTGATTCGATCCTGGTTCCTCTATCGGCCACATGCAATGTCACACCAAACCGATTGCAAGCTCTAATGAAAACTTGGTACTAACCTAAGCCCGCAACTCATTATTACTTTGCCTTCTTCATGTTTGACCGCGTTTCCTCCATTCTCGATCGGGGAGATGCCGTTAGTGGATTACGAGTATGGACAACTGTCGCATCTAAACTTATTTGAGAAGAAATGAGGGCAATGTCCAAATTTGTAACCTACCAATAGGaggaaaaactaccaaaaaagtcttaaatctattgtaattgtgctaatttaagtcctaaatattttttttaccagttgagtcataaaccttttgcaattataccaattcagtccatttgaccggcCGACAACGATatgacaaattttttaatattattttaatatttttcgaatttcttgattatttttaaataaattttttctatcttttatttttcttttcatttagcGGCTGCTGGGCGAGGGCTCGCGACCCTTGCCCAATCGCGACGAAGGTTCGTGGTCCTTGTcggccattgggcgagggctcCTAGGCCCTCGCCAAGCTAGCCACTTGCAAGccaaaacacaaaagaaaagaaaagaaaaaaaagatagaaaaaaattatttaaaaatttgaaaatttgtcacgCCAGCGCTCCCAACGCTACGTCAGGACAAgccggccaaatggactaaattggcacaattataaaaagtttaaaactcaattgacaagaaaaaaaaagttcatgactgaattgacacaattgcaataaatttatgattttttcggtAATTCTCCCATCAATTGAAAGGCAGGTTGGAAGGAGCTCTTTTGATTAAGAATGAAGGAAAATACGACTCTTCTCGTATTTTTAAATTGAAAAGCAGTAGAAAGATATATTTAGCTTTTAATATTgctcttgaactttttaaatgtGCAAGTTCGAAATTTGTATGGTTTTACTATTAGGAATAGTACCAAAAAAGAACTAAACGTAATGTATGGCGGTCAATTCATCCAtaactttttttgtcaatttagtcttgaaccttttgacaatttgttaatgTAGTTCTTCTAGTCACTATTCGTCTAAAATTGTAGTTGAACAACTAAAGCTAACGTGGAttgtttttacaattttttaaaatattttctttttttccttttgacgtCGCAGATCTCGCTAGtcgaaaattcaaagggaaataagaaaagcattagcatagaaaagaaaaatgaaaaaaaggattttttttttttttacagaaatCAATTTCCAAGATTGTTCCTCATTTTGAAAACTAaagttaaaataataataatgaagaaAATACAGTAGAGCAAATAGGGAGAGCAAATTAATATGGAGAGCTACCTAAGCTGACTTTAGAGGACGGGCCCGACTCATCAGTCAAGTGCATACAACCAAACGTCACGGTATATAGTGATGTCCTCAAATAGAAATTTCCCTAATGCCATCCCTCAAGATTAATCGTGGCATATATTGATCATCAACATGAAAGGATGTTAGAATTAACAAAAGAGCTAACTTAAATTGTCTGTACAAAagatgtaatagttacatggaTCCTATGCTTCTTAGAACTTCAAGGGAAAATTACCCTATCGGTGCGAAATTCCAATATTTCCCTTCCAGCGAAAGATCGCTGACATGGTAATCTAGTCGTCGTTCactatcctatgtggcacacaCTAAATAACCTATCAATAAGCCATAATATTCTCATACCGATATAGTTCATATAAATCTGTCCGAATATTATGTTACATGGCGCAACGCGCACGATGAATATAATTCAAAACCCCGGAACCTATCATGCGCCAATCaatcttgaacttttgaaacatagaACTATATGGTCCCGAACTACGTATACTTACGAGGAAAAAGAAACATGCGACCGTGTTCTTATGTGATAAGCTTTCAAAAGTCTCCTCCCTCGTGATGCCCAcacaaaaatatgagaaaaagtCAAAGTCGGATGTTCTCCTTCCAAGCCAacccggcaaaaaaaaaaaaaaagcgagttCGGTTCACGGCCAATGAACGTGCTTCCCAGTTGAATGCTTGGCGCCCCAACAAGTTCAGTCTCGAGTTTACACTGTGAGAACTCGCGACATGAGTTACATGGCTATATAATAATAGCAAAAGTACCATGCATGGATGATGTATTGGATCAtataaagaggagagagaagggagagagagagagagagagagagagagagaggggcaagGCCATGGCggttcttctttcttcctcagGCGAGACATGAGTGCACGTGGGGGAAGAGGGACGCGAATTTTCTGCTAAGATCACCCACCCATGTCCCAAAACCCTTGGATGAGAGAGACGGACACTGTAAATTAGGATCACatcgccttctctctctctctctctctgaaatttTTGCAGTTTCAGCGAGGTTTCAGAGAGGGAAAACATCTGGGGTATGATTCTCTCTTCTCCTGCATGTCAGAACTCTCCTCAggtttgtttggtttttttgtttttttttttttttgcattttcatttcttcttcatgGTGTTTTCATTGTTCCTGCGACCCCAAAAGTTTTATCTTCTTGTTTCTCTGGGCAATTAAgagccctcttttttttcttcagaagTTTTAGCTTGTTGCATCTCTTGCATGTATCTGCAAAAAGGAGGTCAACTTTGCTGACTCGTAATAGTTCTTgcgaaatcatttttcttgttttttttcttgtttggtgGGTGTCCATGATATGGAGGAGGACTTTTTGGTGGTCAATATGTGAAAGCTGGCAGAAAGTTTAGGCTCTTCGTTCGGGATTTTTCTCCCGAGGTTAAATTTTTGGCTTTAGCCATTGTAACATGCTCTCTCTGCAAGTGTCTAAGCCTACAGTATGATGATGTTGAGGTGAGGTTTCCAGTTGACGGAGTGCTCTGTGCTTGATCGTGTTGTCTTCATTTGGGAATGACAATGACCTGTTACTGGTCATTTCTTTGTTGCTTAGTTAGttctgcaaatttttttgccTGTCTCTGAACCATCCTTTTCCATTGAGATTCATTCTTATCTTCCTGGCATTTCTCTATGTGCTTATATCCTGTCTAGATTGTTCTCATTTTCTTGCTGGCTAAGATTTGATTATTGCATGCCGCCTTAAGaggaaattttgtgaatttcggTCTGAATTTGGCGATTGTCAGgatcctcttcttttcttattttcctctgGTTGGAGAGCAATCTCTGTAGCAGAGTGTACCTTGAGCTTCACTGCGGGAGTTCTTATCTTGTATGGTTTGGTTTCAAGGAGTTGAGTATGGTTGGGCAACGAATGACACTCAATGAGAATGCCTCCTTCCAGAACTGGGTTAGGAAGCTTTGCTCTATGAGATGACAAAGACAACACTCTGGTACGTGTCTTTCTCGTAGGTGAGTACTCTATATTTGCATCAAGTTTGGCTGGAAGAAATATTATCACATCTAGAGATATCCTCGGGTTGATTAATCTCATAGATGCTGAAGAATGAATCACCTCTTTTTGTCGATGTTTCCACCGTGCTGTGTCAAGCAAGTCAACAGAAAATTTGGCAGTTCCCTGCATTTTATAGCAGGAGTTGGCAAGTCAATCTGCCCGTGCAATTTAACATGAGTTGGAAGTTGTTGAATTAATGAAGGGTGCACTTGAACAATACCAAGTTTCTCTTTACTATCTTCTAAGTGGTCTCCATGACTCAATCTAACATTTACTCTGAATAGAAAAATTGTAAACTCGTAATACCAAATTGTTTCGGGAGAGATTCCTTTGTTTTTACAGTGACTTGTTTTTCGTGTTTGGTTTGTTTCTTGATTGGATGTTATTAGCTGCATTAAAGTCATCATCGCGACTTTTTTCTGAAAGCTAACTTCATGAtggggagaaaaagaaattttaacaGATATGTTCTTTAAGAACAGCGGACATTAATTCCTCTGTAAATCTGCTGTTGCAAAACAGGGGAGGTTCTTTTTCCCAGTTCAGATATATGCCCACTTTGTGAGGTAGTAGGAAATACAAGCCCACCCAATGCATGGTAACATAAGTTCATAGAACACAGGAATCATAATGGGTGGCTGTGTTTCAACCACACATAAGCAAGTTAAGACACGGAGGCGATACTTTAGAAGACCTGGGAAATGGAACCAAAAGATATGCAGTACCGCTGTCGATGTGCCTATAAGGAAGAGCGATGCCGGAAATCATGTGAGAGAGATTTCCACGAGCGAGTTTGCTCATCTGGATTTTGACAAAGGTGCCGCAACTGCTTGCAAGAGATCAGACGTCTCCAACATGACATTGCACTTAACTCAATTGCAATGGAACCAtagtcaaattgatgaaaacggtactatcctctctctctctctctctctctctctctctctctatacttGAAAAGCTCACTTATGCTTTTCATGTTAAATGTGCTCGACAGAGATCATTTCAGGATATGAATCCCTACCTTTTCAATTGTATATCTCATTGAAGTTGcataaatgaagaaatttttaGATGTTGAAAATCATGTCTATCATATCCGACGCTGCATCCTTTATTAGTTTTGGCTACGCTTTGGTatcatttctttcctttctgaaAATGTGACGATTGCAAGAACCATACCATCTCACTCGAATTCCATTATATGAAGGTATATGCCAAGAAGAAGCTTGGTTTGACTCGGTCAGTATCCTAGAGTCCGATTCAGACGATGACTTCATTAGTTTACATGGAGGTAATGGTTCTTTTCTTGATGAGGCCATTGGACAGTTCAAATCCATCGACTTCATGACCATTGTATGACTGTTTTCGTCTCTTGTTTGGCTACAGATGGTTTTCCTTCAGTAGGTAATGCCACCGGGGCTATACCAAGTGGTCAAGCTCTTCAGTATGATAGTGAATTGCACTACATAGATGCAGGGCGTAGATACGAGGGCTTTTATGACAGTCGTGTAAAAGTAGATGGAGGTGTACATGATCCCAGAGAAACGCAGCGAAAGAAGTCGAGATTTATCTTGTTGTCTCTCAAGAGGAAATCCTGTGATGCAGAAGAAACTTCTACCGAGCATCGTAAGTTCATAATACTTTCTCCCAATTCTTTTCCACGCTCCAAAGGTTATTGCTTGATGCGATACTTGCGTTAGATGATAGACATTTTCAAACGTATTGTTGTGAATATGTGAAATTCGGGTATCGGCTTTCCAAGTCAGATCTTCTGGCTCATTGTGGAACAAAGTTTTATGAGCAAAGCAGCATGAATCTTTGGTCATGATAAGCTTAATTgaagcttttcaattttgttttctcaGCATGATCAGAGAATCTTTCTTAAATAAATTTCTCAGTATCACTATCCGATTTGGTTAATGTTACTTTTCATATGAGTATTTCAGTGCTTACGAGTAGAGTAGCTTTCATGCATTTATGGACTCCACTAGAATTCGAATGTTGTGAATTGGTACGCAGGCATGTCGGAGAGGTTCGTATATAGGCCCAGAGCAGGACTTCTATTACCATGTTCAAAAGAAGAGAAGCCAAGTGCAGGAAGTTGGTCTGCAGTTCCACCTTCGGTCTTCAAACTCCGTGGAGAGAATTATTTCAGGCATGTTTCTTGAATTGGATTTTCTGCCATGTACTAAATTATTTGCGCAAACAAGTATGCTGTTGTAATTTTGCATTTGGTAACACTTTGTTCTCATTTCACTATCTTAATTCTTGCCATCCGTGCAAAAATTGCAGGGACAAGAGGAAATCTCCAGCTCCAGGTTGCAGCCCTTATGTGCCCATTGGAGCTGATTTATACGTTTGCCCGCGAAAGATACATCACATTGCTCAACACCTCGATCTTCCTGCTGTCAAAGGGCATGACAAATTGGCCTCTCTTCTAATAGTTAATATACAGGTTCTACCCAATTCCTAGTAACAACCTAGAGtcttttcaacttcttttaaTCAGTAACCTATAGTAACATCTTGCTAGTTCTTCTCTAGTCCATAGCTAGCATGCAAAAGGTAGAGATGATTAAACCATAGCTTTTCGATTGTGATATCCTGTACAATGCATGGATTTTACTGTGCATGATGGTTTATTTTCTTGTTAGattcaacattttcattttgttcagAAGTTCAAATTCTTTCGAGCGGTCGAGATGaaatgtttcttctttttcttgcagCTTCCAACCTACCCGACCACCATGTTCGGTGATAATGATGGGGAAGGAATGAGTCTTGTGCTGTATTTCAAAGTATCTGATAATATCGATGCAGAAATTTCTTCTCAGTTTCAAGATAGCATCACGGTAGGCAACCACTGCGAATTTTTCTTGTTACAGACAACTTCATCTGAGTATTCTGCCATACTTTCCCCTACCTTTGTTCACCATATCCTAGAATTATGTTACCATGTACTGAGTATACATAACCATTTGCATTGAAATTAACTCAGCTTTGAACCTTTATGAGGTTTCATCTAGTTTGATGGAACACTTTCCTTTCCTTCGTTACTGTCAATGTCTTGGTCCATCCATCACTTGGATGAAACATAACCTGTCCATTCCTCTAGCACTCTGAACGatgaaaaagaaactaaaaatgTCGCCAAACTTTATAGTATTGTCTTCTTGTTTTGTGATTCATAACAGCAAAGATTGGTTTCTAATGCAGAGATTGGTCGGAGATGAAATGGAAAAAGTTAAAGGGTTTGCAAAGGAGAACTTAGTTCCTTTTAGAGAGAGGCTGAAGATCATGGCCGGGGTGGTCAACCCAGAGGACCTGCAACTAAGTTCAGCAGAAAGGAAGCTTTTACATGCTTATAATGAAAAGCCTGTTCTCTCGCGTCCGCAGCACCATTTCTTCAAGGTAACTGAAGGTTATGTATTCTTCGTATATACTTCACTGAGATTCTGATTCtcgtttttgtttcttttttctgggaTCCTCACTCGAGCCATTCTGGAAGAGAGTAGTCTAGAGTCTCTCACATTGTTTCCCAAATCACCTTACAACTATTCATTTCACTTAATCTTTAGAGTGTCGGCATTATCTTATATGCTAACCCATGTCTTTATCTTGCAGGGACCAAATTATTTTGAGATTGACCTTGATATACATCGGTTCAGCTACATATCTAGGAAAGGATTAGAAGCTTTTCGGGATCGTTTAAAGAATGGGGTTCTCGATCTGGGTCTAACCATACAGGTATAACCTTGCCTTCTCACTTTGATGTCATGCTTAGTTAGCTCATATTAGATACCAGATAAGTGATACGTAAGGCCCTTTGATCTTTCTTCAACTATACACATGTGAAACCCAGCTTTTGGCCGTTTAATAAGTTCATCACTTCTGTCAACTGTCATGTTTAGTAACCTCCAAGTTTGGATTTGGTTGATAGGCACAGAAACCAGAGGAACTTCCTGAGCAAGTTTTGTGCTGCGTGCGTCTGAATAAGATCAATTTCGTGAATCACGGCCAAATACCGACGATAGTGACGCTTGATGAAGGTTGATTTCTCGTATGATAGAGAGCACACAATGCATCAGCACCGAGGGATTGAGAGCGGTTCTGTCGACTGGTAAATAATTTCAGAGAAACGCGCTTATTCTTCGCTTTGAGGAGAGACAAGGAAGGATGAAAATAGCAGAGAACCTTATGCTTCGACGCACGTGTTTCATATCTGTCAATAATCATGCCGGGATGTGTTCTCTAATAGAATTTAATTCATTCTTTTTGTATTCACAAGAGATCCTAATCAGTGCTTTGCTTTTCAACTTTAGAAGTCTGATTATTCTGGACCATAATAGTTGACCATCCATCTGTAAAACATTAAAGCGAATG
The genomic region above belongs to Rhodamnia argentea isolate NSW1041297 chromosome 6, ASM2092103v1, whole genome shotgun sequence and contains:
- the LOC115728651 gene encoding uncharacterized protein LOC115728651; protein product: MGGCVSTTHKQVKTRRRYFRRPGKWNQKICSTAVDVPIRKSDAGNHVREISTSEFAHLDFDKGAATACKRSDVSNMTLHLTQLQWNHSQIDENGICQEEAWFDSVSILESDSDDDFISLHGDGFPSVGNATGAIPSGQALQYDSELHYIDAGRRYEGFYDSRVKVDGGVHDPRETQRKKSRFILLSLKRKSCDAEETSTEHRMSERFVYRPRAGLLLPCSKEEKPSAGSWSAVPPSVFKLRGENYFRDKRKSPAPGCSPYVPIGADLYVCPRKIHHIAQHLDLPAVKGHDKLASLLIVNIQLPTYPTTMFGDNDGEGMSLVLYFKVSDNIDAEISSQFQDSITRLVGDEMEKVKGFAKENLVPFRERLKIMAGVVNPEDLQLSSAERKLLHAYNEKPVLSRPQHHFFKGPNYFEIDLDIHRFSYISRKGLEAFRDRLKNGVLDLGLTIQAQKPEELPEQVLCCVRLNKINFVNHGQIPTIVTLDEG